One window from the genome of Ailuropoda melanoleuca isolate Jingjing chromosome 5, ASM200744v2, whole genome shotgun sequence encodes:
- the LOC100483023 gene encoding centrin-4, whose product MASNYCTGSDQWKKRAAKLELNETQKQEIKEAFDLFDVDGSGTIDVKELKIAMQALGFEPKKEEIKKMIAEIDKEGNGTITFEDFFAIMSVKMSEKNEKEEILKAFKLFDDDDTGSITLNNIKRVAKELGENLTDDELQEMLDEADRDRDGEINEEEFLRMMKKTTLY is encoded by the exons ATG GCATCCAACTACTGCACAGGTTCAGACCAATGGAAGAAAAGAGCAGCAAAACTTGAACTGAATGAAACCCAAAAGCAAGAAATTAAAGAGGCCTTTGATTTATTTGATGTTGATGGGTCTGGAACCATAGATGTGAAAGAATTGAAG ATTGCAATGCAAGCcttaggatttgaacccaagaaagaagaaattaaaaaaatgatagctgaaattgacaaagaaggaaatggcACCATtacttttgaagatttttttgcCATAATGAGTGTAAAAATG agtgaaaaaaatgaaaaagaagaaatattgaaggctttcaaattatttgatgatgatgatactgGAAGCATAACGCTAAACAATATCAAGAGGGTTGCTAAGGAACTGGGGGAAAACTTAACAGATGATGAACTTCAg GAAATGCTTGATGAAGCTGATCGTGACagggatggagaaataaatgaggaagaatttttgagaatgatgaaaaagaccaccctttattaa